The segment CTGCGCTTCTGTTACCCAGCAGCAGAGGCAATTGGGGGATGCAGCATTACACAATATTACTGCTCCGCTTCCCGAGAGGATTgtgcttttctgtgcttcagcCTTGCACCTGAATCGCTCTTCAGTAACTCTGGTTGATTCATTACTCTTGCATCCCACTGGCACTTCTAGGGCTACATTTTTTTCGCTCTTGACTAACTTTATAACATGACAGTCCTCCCCTGCAGCAGGTAGCAATTTGCAGCTGTATGCTAATTAAATATGTGTTCCTTTTCCCGTGCATAATGGCCCTTGCAACGGGTTTTGAACTTTCTTGTTGTCTTTTCTGCCTCGGGAGTCACGAGCAGGGCTCTGGGCGCAGCCTGTACCACGCGTGGTATGGGgtgagggatggggatgaggagtGTGAACAAACTATTGCTCTTGAGAGCACATAACCCACCCAAAAGAACTTGAATATGAACGGATTATTCCCAGGATCCCGATGGCCTCTGAGGGAGCCTCCACTGACTGTCCtcctctgcttttcagaaagagTGCATGAAAATTTGGTCACTTCTGCGCAGTGGGAAGTTTTCCTGTCCCACCACCAAGGAGCCCTTCAGCAGCTCGGGTGGCAAAGGAGACCTCAATAAGTGCCTGATGTGCCAAAGGCTGCTGTGAGTATCGCTCATACCGCCATCCTCCGTGTGCAGCCCGTCCTCTCCTATAGCGATGAGGCCGCTCTGGGGAGGCTCTGTCTCACTCTGCGATGTCAAACTGTAGTCCTGGGCCAGACAGACCAGTTTGTAGCTCCTCAGCACACCTGTGAACCCAGTAGCGCTCTCCAGCTTGTCACACAGAGGTGACACACCGCAGGGTGTGAGGAgcaaatccagagtgaaaacatACCAGATTTAGTTTCTTGTTTCTAAGAAACTAGATGTTTCTGGTTGTTGGGCAGGGAGAAAGGATGGCAAAATGACCCAGTGCAGAGGTGCTAAATCATAGAActtgttgggttggaagggacctttaaaggccatctagtccaacccccctgcagtaagcagggccatctttagatcaggttgctcagagcctcatcaagcctcatatctccagggaaggggcctccaccacctctctgggcaacctgggccagcgtctcaccaccgtccttgtaaagaacttcttcctaatggctaatcgAAACCTggcctgctctagtttaaaccattgcccctcgtcaaTACCCCGGGCATGTCTCACTGAGCCCCAGCGCCGGTTCTTCCCACCGCCTTGCACAACGGGGAGGTGGGGTTGGCAGGACTGGCCTTTAATCACTAGCTATTGTGGTTTTACGTCCGAGAGGACTGCTCTGTCGCTCACGCCTCCCTTTCTTGCAGGGAAAGAGACTCAAAAAACAAAGGGAGTGGTGGAGAGGCGAACAGGAATGTGAACTCCTCGGGAGAGGTGAGGTGAAGCATCGCTACCGAAGCCAGTTTTATCGGCGCACCGGGAGCGGGATGATGTGGTGGTGTTGTGTCTTCTGCCTCTGACCCACTTGCCGAGTGTGTTTCCTTGTCTGCGGCGTGGGAAACACCAGCTTGGCCGATGGGGAAGAGCCTGGCAATGGGAGCAGGGCAAACGTGCTCTGCCTCGGCGAGAGGCTCTGAGGGAGCGTGAGGCTTTGTGCCATCCATGAgcataaaagaaaccaaaactcCTCGTGGCAAATCCCAGGCAATCTATTCCCTATCAGGCAATTACTGACACGGCGTGTGTGGTCTGTGCCTGACCCAGAGTGTAGGCTAAGGAGGAACCTGCCTGTTGAAGGCATGCCATTGGCATCTGACAAATAATTAATAGCAATGATGGTGCATGTGAGCTGTGACTAGGGCAGGGCGTGGGAGCAGGCTGGCTCTAATTGTCCCTTGTTTATCTTGTCGATGCAGCCGGCTGGTTTCTTTTACCTGTAGCTGTTTTTTTAGATAGCAGGTCTTTATGTGGAGGGACTTGTCTTTTTGAGCCTTGGGTTTTTATTCTGGATGGGAGTGAGCTGGTTGCCAACAGATAGTGTTGGttgcagtgatttatttattttttttcacatctggtTAAGCAGGGTAGCTTTCTAGCTCTTGTGTGTCTGGGCAATTTAAAGGCTTTGTAAAGCATAGATGTCCTAAGGGAGATCTTTTTTAAACACCTGACTTGCCAACACGTAGTCCTGAAGGCAGGAGGACAGTTTTAGAGTCTCAGGAAGAGACCTACGCTGAATTTCTTTGTTCACCCACAgatttttctgtctggcttttGGCAAGTAATTTTCTGGGCTTGACTTCCCCACCTGCGGAGCTGGGATAAGCTATCAAACCATCTCCTTTACACGGCATGAGGGGGGAAAACGCAGATCACATAGCAGATAACCTTAAAGGTGCTGCATAAAGGCTCCAAAAGGCTTCACGTGTAGCATGTGTTTCTTACGCTACAAACCCGCTCACGTGTTCTGAAAGTCAGAGGAAAGCTGTTCAGAGGAAATTAAAGACCAGACTGAGATACTCAAGCAGATTTTGGTGCAAAAGCCTTTTGTGAAAGAGTGCTTTGCTTCAGTTAATGTGTAATGTCATGTTAAATGGCAAAAATACTCACCTCTTACCCTAGCATACCTGGAAGGAGGtgtgcaaggatttttttttaatgcctgcaGCTTCGTCTTTTTCACTGTGCACGGATTTTAAAAATCTCGGTAGACTGTTCACTCATGAGAGATGAGAAAACTGGCTTCCCCGTTCAAAATTCACTAAGGAATTGTTGCTTTTATACTTTGAGCAGAACCTAGGTCCTTCGGGCAGGTTTTTGCATGTCTTATCTGTTAGAAATAGAAATAAGACTACCCTGGATGCAACAGACAAATGCGCTCATCTAAACATGGATTTATTTCGCTGTTGCACGCTATACTTTAAGAGGACGCATCAGCCAAACTATGGTTTTCCCCTGAGTTACACCTCAAGGAAACAGAACAGCATTTGAAACGTAATTCACTGGGTGGATAATCCTTTGTGGATTTGTGGGACATGCGTCCCTCTGTCAGCATATCTGTGTCAACCCGTGTTTTTGGCGCTTCCACAGGATGACTGCCGAGAGTTTCGGGACCTCTTCAAGAAAGGGAAACTTTCCTGCACCAGAGAAAATGACCCTGTCCGGGATTCCTCTGGGAAGCAACACAGCAATAAGTGCATCATGTGTGCAGAGAAGTTGTGAgtagaggggaagggaaaaggaaaaaaaaaaaaaaggcagctttttctgTTAGCCTGAGAAAGCGGCTGCTGGAACGACCTGGCTGCGGATGCCAGTGGATGGGATCGCTCCCCCTCCTGCTGACGGTGGTGGGGAAAACCTCTCGCTCCCTGGAGCACCGTGGTGTTCACTTTCTCATCTTGCTTCCCTTCCAGCAAAAGAGAGAACGAGCAGAAGTTATCTAAAAACAGACAAGGAAAAGATAAGGTGAGATTAAAGTATTAGGCAGGTCAATATAAAACTTTTATTGGATTTTCACCCAAGATAGAGAAAAGGCGACATTATTCTACTCGGTTGCTCTGTCTCTGCTGATTTAATTTAGAGATCcactttcctttccctccttatTTCTTGTTCTTGCTCTTGAATCCCCCAAGTGAACAACTTGTGCTTGAACGTTATGGTGTAACCCACCGACTTGCGGATCTAGGGACAGGGAAATCCCATCAGAATAAGAAACCGGCTCTGCCGCAGCACCCTGACACCTGGCTCAAGGGTGGAGAAGCCAGTGCTGCTGAGGGTGCTTATtaggttaaaaatgaaaaatccaggTGAAAAGCCCTGGAAAGTTCAAGAGCTCATTATGTTCTGGGAGGAGAGCCCAGCCCTGCGCTATTTCCGTGGGCCTGTGGCTCAGGTTTAGCTTTTTTTGTTGGAAACTTTGTTCTCGCTGTGCTGCCATTTGcccccttcgccctgccactccGTGGCCACCGTGCCCCTGCGCACTGGTGTTTTCCTGGCAAAAGCAGCTCTGTAAGGAGGGAAAAGAGACTCTTTCCAACACTTACCTTTTGATTTCTGCCATGGCAGGGACTGGTGCGGTCCCCTTAAGCCCCACTCTTGGGGATAATCCTGTTTCGGTACTTTTCCTGATGACTTTGGCGTGAAAAAATGGAAGCGGGAGTGAAATGTGCTGATGGCAAAGCTGGGAGGCAGTATCAGCAGAGGAGCATCAGCAGATCACTCAGGACTAATTGGATAACGCTGAGGCCTGGAGTAATAGAAACAAGATAAAATGTAATAGCAGCGCAAGATCACACAGACAGTGATTAACAAGAATTCCTGCTTGTCGGCTGGAAGTGACAAAGGATAAGAAAGTCCTACATTTATTAGTGGGTCAGGGATGCGACAGGCCATGAAAAAGGCAAGTGCAAGTCTTGGATGTAGTCGGCGAGGATTTTGCAGCAGAGGTCGGGAAGTTAACAGAGCTCCAAAAACGCTAGTTCAAAGGGAGCCTGTTTGAGAGAGGCTGTTAGGGGAAGGCAGGTCTGTCTCGGAGGCGGAGGACTggggtgctgagctgggctggtCCCAGGGAACGAggcacagaggggctgggagagctTTTCTGGGCCTGTTGGGGAGGGAAAGCATCGCCTGAGCTGCACGGGGGTGTGAGCAcctgctgggatggggagaagcGGGGAGGCTCTCGGGCAGCCCCTCTGAAGTGGGGTGCGACGTTTATTTCTGATGGGAGCAATGCAATGTGGCTGCTGGCCACAGCAGGTGCCGGCCCGTCCTGTGCCGGCTGGTATCTCTTCTACCCGTGGCTAGTTTGGCTCTAGGGAAATGTGGCAGTTTCTGCTCTAAGTGTTTTGCTGGCATCGGCCCAGCAGCAAAGCTGAGGAGCCGGAGGCTGAGGCGCCCCGGGTAGGATGCAGGAGACAGCGCTGGGGAAACCCCCTGGCAGACAGGGCGAAGCGCTGGAAACTTCTCAGCGAAGCAAAGGATGGGGTCAGTGACCTGCTAAGGACCTTAACGCGAGCTGGCTAAAACTCTCCTATGCACAAAATGGGCAGAAAATTGCAAGCGTTAAAAccaatttgtaaaaaaaaataaagggtaaGTGGGATCCAGTTACTTATCCTCTCTACTTGCTGTTTGGAATCGGCTATTGCAGTGTCAGAAATAGTTGGAATTAGGGGGCAAATTAACATGGTTTCTGTACAGTGATTTTGAACAGGGAACAAATTAATCATCTACTCTCCAAACACCCTTCCACTGCTCATGGGCTATTAAATATGTTTACACTGTGCTTTTATGTTTTGACTGCATCTCCTTGATTGATTCCCAAAGTGTGGTTGGTTTGGGGGGCTACTACTCGATTTGTAAAGGCAACTAGGATCTGAGCTATGATCTGGGAAAAGGCTGTAGCTGTGTATGAAGGATTGTGGGAGAAGCGGGAGGGGAGGGACTTCATGACCGTGTCAGTCACATCACTGGCATGCTTTGGATAGCCCAACAAGGAGAATAATAATTAGTCGGACCATACTAGAAAACTCCCAACACGTGCTGTGCAGGCAGAGGGACCCATAATTTTTCTGAGTCACTCTGTTTATATTCTGAGTGGCTGGTGCTGCACACCCTTGTCTCTTGCCCACACCCGGGCTCTCCTGTGATGCGTTTGTGATGGTTCCGTGCTTTCCCGGTAGGAAACCCCAAGTTTCTAAGAATCAGGTCAATAAGACGAGGAGCACAGGGTGCCCTAACTGCTGCCCTCCTTCCGCAGGATGACTGCAGTGAGTTTCGCTCCCAGTTTGAAGCTGGCGGACGACTGTCCTGCACGAGGGAGAATGACCCTGTCCGGGATTCCTCCGGCAAGCAGCACACCAACAAATGTCTCATGTGTGCTGAGAAGTTGTGAGTACAGCTACCTCTGAGCAGCAACAGCAAAGAGGGCAACCTCCCGCTGCCAAAGCGCAGCTTCTCCCTGCGGAGCTGCATCTGGGCGATGCCTGGGAGAGAGTCCTGGATCCCAGTGGCCCTCCAAGAGATGCTCCGGCAGTAGGGCCCTGCCATTGCCCCTCTTCCCACTTCCCTTTCAGCGTGAAGGGCCCAGGGGCAGGTGAGAAGCAGTgtggagtagaggaggagaaggaaggttgATAGAGAGCAACCCCTTTCCCAGGGGACTGTTGGGTGCGGGCAGCTCCGGAGGAGTTTCCCATGCGTGTACTTTGCCTTCCAGATGCTCTCTCTCTACTCCCATAGAGCATATGCAGAAGCAGCCCTGATATGAAAACAGCCACCTGGATCCAGGATGTAGCGTACAGTGGGAatggtgaggagaagggagaaggcttAGGGGTGGGAAGTAGGAACAGGACCACCAGGAACAGGGACTGCGGATGGGGGGGTGGTGCCCAATGGCACGACGTGGGCTTACAGGGCAGACCCGGGTCCCGGTGGCACTTGCGCTGCCAT is part of the Rissa tridactyla isolate bRisTri1 chromosome 11, bRisTri1.patW.cur.20221130, whole genome shotgun sequence genome and harbors:
- the LOC128916200 gene encoding serine protease inhibitor Kazal-type 5-like isoform X2, which translates into the protein MKIWSLLRSGKFSCPTTKEPFSSSGGKGDLNKCLMCQRLLERDSKNKGSGGEANRNVNSSGEDDCREFRDLFKKGKLSCTRENDPVRDSSGKQHSNKCIMCAEKFKRENEQKLSKNRQGKDKDDCSEFRSQFEAGGRLSCTRENDPVRDSSGKQHTNKCLMCAEKFKKEAQRGGQSGGTAQRNKPLTSDRMKQKNCAGSGSRQGANERRPFSSGRGPQGNVAQSGRNCNPGRKTQNRDTNAHQLLDCDRILHGVKGGRIFCSKSSQPVCGTDGKTYKNECDLCSAAMRASNYITVNYRGECRKPAPEVK
- the LOC128916200 gene encoding serine protease inhibitor Kazal-type 5-like isoform X1, whose amino-acid sequence is MDVASQASIKAKCMKIWSLLRSGKFSCPTTKEPFSSSGGKGDLNKCLMCQRLLERDSKNKGSGGEANRNVNSSGEDDCREFRDLFKKGKLSCTRENDPVRDSSGKQHSNKCIMCAEKFKRENEQKLSKNRQGKDKDDCSEFRSQFEAGGRLSCTRENDPVRDSSGKQHTNKCLMCAEKFKKEAQRGGQSGGTAQRNKPLTSDRMKQKNCAGSGSRQGANERRPFSSGRGPQGNVAQSGRNCNPGRKTQNRDTNAHQLLDCDRILHGVKGGRIFCSKSSQPVCGTDGKTYKNECDLCSAAMRASNYITVNYRGECRKPAPEVK
- the LOC128916200 gene encoding serine protease inhibitor Kazal-type 5-like isoform X3; translated protein: MDVASQASIKAKCMKIWSLLRSGKFSCPTTKEPFSSSGGKGDLNKCLMCQRLLERDSKNKGSGGEANRNVNSSGEDDCREFRDLFKKGKLSCTRENDPVRDSSGKQHSNKCIMCAEKFKRENEQKLSKNRQGKDKDDCSEFRSQFEAGGRLSCTRENDPVRDSSGKQHTNKCLMCAEKFKKEAQRGGQSGGTAQRNKPLTSDRMKQKNCAGSGSRQGANERRPFSSGRGPQGNVAQSGRNCNPGRKTQNRDTNAHQLK